In Anoplopoma fimbria isolate UVic2021 breed Golden Eagle Sablefish chromosome 12, Afim_UVic_2022, whole genome shotgun sequence, one DNA window encodes the following:
- the zgc:66479 gene encoding uncharacterized protein zgc:66479, with the protein MTAKHRRGKGNHKHEDGFFKNDVVESEVRAGVGHSYALHLVLFLLIVVGGATGAWFCIQQHQTLTYLTDNLMGMQMKIVKLQSSHEEMRQSSSEQHASESLETRLNALEDSYALAQKQVGMALATAEQLKTSELPSQVLSLHTEMRTRLAEMQQTTVSLEQLSQLQTMLQGKSEEFEGVRIQVDGLATLSAELSQKVEVLTGSVDEAESKLEERAGQVATLSATLDGQAAEVLGLKEQLDAYQAQLEASTLEMATVRGLLEREESQRLQQASVEEQLSTPVGQTEEETAPGAEEEEATATEEEALPADVEQEASHPEEEEEEADEGEAAAQDEAPVEQEDSVTDETAPAEEVEAVKEDEVEEDEPVGLSEKTEEEVKSEEEPEEENQEADEEDRHKAEEKEEEEEEEE; encoded by the exons atgactgcaaaGCATCGAAGAGGCAAAGGCAACCACAAACATGAGGATGGCTTCTTCAAAAACGACGTGGTGGAGTCAGAAGTCCGAGCTGGAGTCGGTCACAGTTACGCGCTCCACTTGGTGCTGTTCCTGCTGATTGTGGTCGGCGGTGCCACCGGTGCGTGGTTCTGTATCCAGCAGCACCAAACTTTAACCTACTTGACAGACAATCTCATGGGCATGCAGATGAAAATAGTGAAACTACAGTCCTCCCATGAAGAAATGCGACAGTCAAGCAGTGAG CAGCACGCTTCAGAGAGCCTGGAGACCCGCCTGAATGCCCTGGAGGATTCTTACGCACTGGCCCAGAAACAGGTGGGCATGGCCCTGGCTACAGCTGAGCAGCTCAAGACGTCCGAGCTCCCGTCGCAGGTGCTGTCGCTGCACACGGAGATGAGAACCCGCCTGGCAGAGATGCAGCAGACCACCGTGTCCCTGGAGCAGCTGAGCCAGCTACAGACCATGCTGCAGGGGAAGAGCGAGGAGTTCGAAGGTGTCAGGATCCAGGTGGACGGCCTGGCCACGCTGAGCGCCGAGCTTTCCCAGAAGGTGGAGGTGTTGACAGGGAGCGTGGATGAAGCGGAGTCCAAGCTGGAGGAGAGAGCCGGACAGGTCGCCACGCTGAGCGCCACCTTGGACGGACAGGCCGCCGAGGTGCTCGGACTGAAGGAGCAGCTGGACGCCTACCAGGCTCAGCTCGAGGCCAGCACACTGGAGATGGCTACCGTCAG AGGGTTGCTTGAACGTGAAGAGTCCCAGCGGCTCCAGCAGGCCAGTGTGGAGGAGCAGCTCAGTACG CCGGTGGGACAGACGGAGGAAGAGACAGCTCCCGGggctgaagaagaggaagctaCAGCAACTGAAGAAGAGGCACTTCCTGCTGATGTAGAACAAGAGGCATCCcacccagaagaagaagaagaagaggcagaTGAAGGAGAGGCAGCTGCACAGGATGAAGCCCCTGTCGAGCAGGAGGACTCTGTGACGGATGAAACTGCTCCTGCAGAGGAGGTCGAGGCAGTAAAGGAGGATGAGGTGGAGGAAGACGAGCCAGTCGGCTTATCGgaaaagacagaagaggaggtgaagagtgAAGAAGAGCCCGAAGAGGAGAACCAGGAAGCAGACGAAGAGGATCGACACAAAgcggaggagaaggaggaggaggaggaagaggaagag